One region of Chanodichthys erythropterus isolate Z2021 chromosome 17, ASM2448905v1, whole genome shotgun sequence genomic DNA includes:
- the si:ch211-213d14.1 gene encoding POU class 2 homeobox associating-factor 2 yields METECSKRVYQGVRVKHTVKDLLAEKRSRQTSGPRYTGVSSPPSQFVQMAGSHMLPSYYGMRRPFISDTEFCSSTKPFSTDVYPSSLTGKSLSCDTGCVSGYSSLIDSYYPESFGDYRSTPFSSGGSTIFSPSALSSLLPPYSSDPSHYLLRDTWEPTGTEVVEGLCGDGLAPMPLSTPSSLVNPETASPTQFRSSSRGSSMTSSQSYSLHSLDDVNYHSSFQSTPGSFASPSFMTEPATKLMPVLPSEDTESAPSALSDSQVWGKEDAGSTWSQYEVRRAF; encoded by the exons ATGGAAACTG aaTGCTCAAAAAGAGTGTATCAGGGAGTCCGTGTCAAGCACACTGTGAAAGATCTGCTGGCAGAAAAGAGGTCACGGCAGACGAGCGGGCCTCGCTACACA GGTGTATCCTCTCCTCCGAGTCAATTTGTTCAAATGGCTG GTTCTCACATGCTTCCAAGTTACTACGGCATGAGAAGACCTTTCATTTCAGACACAGAGTTTTGTTCCTCAACGAAACCATTTTCTACTGACGTCTACCCCTCATCGCTAACGGGAAAGTCTCTCTCATGCGACACCGGATGTGTGTCTGGTTATTCCTCTCTTATAGACAGCTACTACCCGGAGTCTTTTGGAGACTACCGCAGTACACCTTTCTCCAGTGGAGGAAGTACGATATTCTCGCCCTCTGCATTGTCTTCTTTGCTCCCTCCTTACTCCAGTGACCCTTCACATTATTTGCTG AGGGACACTTGGGAGCCCACGGGGACCGAGGTAGTGGAGGGTTTGTGTGGAGATGGTCTGGCTCCCATGCCCCTGTCTACACCTAGTTCTCTGGTCAACCCTGAGACCGCCAGCCCGACCCAGTTCCGCTCATCTTCCCGGGGTTCAAGCATGACGTCTTCCCAGTCATACTCTCTCCATTCACTGGATGACGTCAACTATCACTCCTCGTTTCAATCCACGCCTGGCAGTTTTGCTTCCCCTTCATTCATGACTGAGCCTGCGACCAAACTAATGCCAGTTCTACCATCAGAAGATACAGAAAGTGCACCTTCGGCCTTGAGTGACAGTCAGGTATGGGGGAAGGAGGACGCTGGTAGCACTTGGTCACAGTATGAGGTCAGGAGGGCATTCTGA
- the linc.pou2af1 gene encoding colorectal cancer associated 2 produces MAGRDVCSTTLNTHLDVFSGMQAPEPYFQTRPFTENANIPMENAYDHQQMMHMMPPETFSGSNFVCPTSSQWSNGYMPSNTDLYGTSLVSRSPSDSFNLPSPVDYNSYSPPQSHSSSSSCYSSPTRMDLSSSFSPENYHYQHCNLQHCFCLSHWSNAQEGMTTSEYAPYGSSDCLFSYSDDSYFRRDTSNSEMCYL; encoded by the exons ATGGCTGGTCGCGATGTCTGCTCTACGACCTTGAATA CCCACCTTGATGTCTTCTCTGGAATGCAAGCTCCAGAGCCCTATTTCCAGACACGTCCCTTTACCGAAAATGCCAATATCCCGATGGAGAATGCTTATGATCATCAACAGATGATGCACATGATGCCACCTGAGACTTTCAGCGGCAGTAATTTCGTGTGTCCCACTTCATCGCAGTGGTCTAATGGATATATGCCTTCAAATACGGACCTCTATGGTACTAGCCTG GTATCGAGGTCACCTTCAGACTCCTTCAATCTCCCCAGTCCAGTCGACTACAACAGTTACTCCCCCCCTCAGTCCCACTCTTCTTCTTCCTCGTGCTACAGCTCCCCGACACGGATGGATTTGAGCTCCAGTTTCTCTCCAGAGAATTACCACTATCAGCATTGCAACCTTCAGCATTGTTTTTGTCTGTCGCACTGGTCCAATGCGCAGGAAGGCATGACAACTTCGGAGTATGCGCCCTACGGCTCATCAGACTGTTTGTTTTCATATAGCGACGACAGTTATTTCAGAAGGGATACCTCAAACTCAGAGATGTGTTACTtataa